One stretch of Pradoshia sp. D12 DNA includes these proteins:
- the accA gene encoding acetyl-CoA carboxylase carboxyl transferase subunit alpha, whose protein sequence is MPGELSFEKPIQDLQKKIDELKKMTSHSDGEFTEEINKLEERLGQLEKELYLDIKPWDRVEIARHSLRPTTCDYIEHLFTSFFECHGDRLFGDDEAIVGGIAKYHGMPVTVIGHQRGKDTKDNIRRNFGMPHPEGYRKALRLMKQAEKFRRPIICFIDTKGAYPGKAAEERGQSEAIARNLFEMAGLKVPIVCIVIGEGGSGGALALGVGDHIHMLENSTYSVISPEGAASILWKDASMAKKAAESMKITAPDLKELGIIDQIIPEVLGGAHRSVKDQAEEIDKILKNSLDTLKNMSEEELVNKRYEKYKNIGKYGFSTQFVKNH, encoded by the coding sequence ATGCCGGGTGAATTGTCATTTGAAAAACCAATACAGGATTTACAAAAAAAAATAGATGAATTAAAGAAAATGACTTCACACTCTGATGGAGAGTTTACAGAGGAAATTAATAAGCTGGAGGAACGCTTGGGCCAATTGGAAAAAGAGCTGTATCTAGATATTAAGCCTTGGGATCGAGTTGAAATAGCCCGGCACTCATTACGCCCTACAACCTGCGATTACATAGAACACTTATTTACATCGTTCTTTGAATGTCATGGGGATCGACTTTTTGGTGATGATGAAGCAATAGTGGGCGGCATAGCTAAGTATCATGGGATGCCGGTGACTGTTATTGGTCATCAGCGAGGTAAGGATACAAAGGATAATATACGACGGAATTTTGGCATGCCTCATCCAGAAGGATATAGAAAAGCTTTACGACTCATGAAGCAAGCGGAAAAATTCAGGAGGCCAATTATTTGTTTTATTGATACAAAGGGAGCCTATCCTGGTAAAGCGGCAGAAGAAAGAGGTCAAAGTGAAGCTATTGCTAGAAATTTATTCGAAATGGCCGGTTTAAAGGTGCCAATCGTTTGTATAGTAATTGGAGAAGGAGGAAGTGGCGGAGCTTTAGCACTTGGTGTGGGAGACCATATTCATATGCTTGAAAATTCAACTTACTCAGTTATTTCTCCTGAAGGAGCTGCATCCATCCTCTGGAAAGATGCATCCATGGCAAAGAAGGCAGCGGAATCCATGAAAATTACGGCACCAGATTTAAAAGAGTTAGGCATTATAGATCAAATTATTCCTGAAGTACTTGGCGGTGCTCATCGCTCGGTTAAAGATCAGGCTGAAGAGATTGATAAAATATTAAAAAATTCGCTTGATACATTAAAAAATATGAGTGAGGAAGAGCTAGTCAATAAAAGATATGAAAAATATAAAAATATTGGCAAGTACGGATTTTCGACTCAATTTGTAAAGAATCATTAA
- the accD gene encoding acetyl-CoA carboxylase, carboxyltransferase subunit beta, giving the protein MLKDMFSRTKKKKYATIPSDKANQDVPEGIMMKCPSCKTIKYSKEILKNDKVCPKCGYHHPMSAVERLSNLMDKGSFEEYDRGMISENPLNFPDYTEKLDRDRNKTKQNEAVVTGIGRISGHTTVIAVMDSTFRMGSMGSVVGEKITRAIEKADELKVPFIIFTASGGARMQEGVISLMQMAKTSAALKRFSEHSGLIISVMTHPTTGGVSASFASLGDYNLAEPKALIGFAGRRIIEQTIHEKLPEDFQTAEFLLKHGQLDAVVPRNKMKDTLAAIIDIHTSGGSK; this is encoded by the coding sequence TTGTTGAAAGACATGTTTTCTCGTACAAAAAAGAAAAAGTATGCAACCATTCCTTCTGATAAAGCAAATCAAGATGTGCCTGAAGGAATTATGATGAAATGTCCGTCTTGTAAAACTATTAAATACTCTAAAGAAATATTAAAAAATGATAAAGTTTGTCCTAAATGTGGTTATCACCACCCGATGAGTGCAGTTGAACGTTTAAGCAATTTAATGGATAAAGGGTCTTTTGAGGAGTACGATCGGGGGATGATATCGGAAAATCCACTGAACTTTCCCGATTATACAGAAAAGCTCGATAGAGATCGAAATAAGACAAAACAAAATGAAGCTGTAGTAACAGGAATAGGTCGAATTAGTGGTCATACCACTGTGATTGCTGTAATGGATTCTACATTTCGTATGGGCAGTATGGGCTCTGTAGTTGGTGAAAAGATAACCCGGGCCATTGAAAAAGCTGATGAATTAAAGGTACCTTTTATTATATTTACCGCATCCGGAGGAGCCAGAATGCAAGAGGGAGTTATAAGTCTCATGCAAATGGCAAAAACAAGTGCAGCCTTAAAACGTTTCAGTGAGCATAGCGGTTTGATTATATCGGTTATGACTCATCCAACTACCGGTGGGGTATCAGCGAGTTTTGCTTCTCTCGGAGATTATAACCTTGCAGAACCTAAAGCTTTAATTGGATTTGCCGGCCGTCGAATAATCGAGCAAACAATCCATGAAAAGTTACCGGAAGATTTTCAAACTGCTGAATTCCTTCTAAAACATGGTCAACTGGATGCAGTAGTGCCGAGAAATAAAATGAAAGATACACTGGCTGCAATTATCGATATTCATACATCAGGGGGGAGTAAATAA
- a CDS encoding FadR/GntR family transcriptional regulator has protein sequence MELQTEGQPKVYLEIVRKLQRMIEEDHLVPGDKIPSERELSDRLNVGRSSVREALRALELLGLIETRRGEGTFIHDFQEHKLVELLGSFFILEGKTKEDLIEVKLLLEKDCIRIMSEYNRKNPETIKDLYNWARTNSFTDEAYFSQLASLTDNRLMERIWKTVNSYCKASGYEFSIQDRKQYIILAALMENGEKDQALEIYDTKIRATAKSE, from the coding sequence ATGGAATTACAAACTGAAGGACAGCCAAAAGTATATTTAGAAATAGTTCGCAAGCTGCAAAGAATGATTGAAGAGGATCATCTTGTTCCAGGTGATAAAATCCCCTCTGAACGGGAGCTGTCTGACCGCTTAAATGTTGGCCGTTCCTCAGTCAGAGAAGCTTTAAGAGCGTTGGAGCTTTTGGGATTGATTGAAACAAGAAGAGGAGAAGGAACATTCATTCATGATTTTCAAGAGCATAAGCTTGTTGAATTACTTGGCTCATTTTTCATTTTAGAAGGTAAAACAAAAGAAGATTTGATTGAAGTGAAATTGTTGTTAGAAAAAGATTGTATACGTATAATGTCCGAATACAACCGTAAAAATCCTGAGACTATTAAAGATCTCTATAATTGGGCTAGAACCAACTCATTTACGGACGAGGCTTACTTCTCTCAATTAGCCAGTTTGACTGACAATCGATTGATGGAAAGAATTTGGAAAACGGTAAACAGTTACTGTAAAGCATCTGGCTATGAATTCTCCATTCAAGACCGAAAGCAATATATTATTTTAGCTGCTTTAATGGAAAACGGGGAAAAAGATCAAGCACTTGAAATATATGATACAAAAATCAGAGCTACTGCGAAAAGTGAATAA
- a CDS encoding NADP-dependent malic enzyme, whose protein sequence is MTLREEALHMHRLNKGKLETVAKVPLRNAHDLSLAYSPGVAEPCKAIHDKPETVYEYTFKGNMVAVVSDGTAVLGLGNIGPEAALPVMEGKALLFKGFAGVDAFPICLNTNDVDKIVETVKLLEPTFGGINLEDIAAPNCFVIEERLKKETNIPVFHDDQHGTAIVTVAGLVNALKLSNKKMSEIKVVANGAGAAGIAIIKLLYHFGVRDLIMCDSKGAIYEERPYGMNAVKAEVAKYTNRDHLEGSLEDVIKDADVFIGVSVAGALTPEMIKSMASDPVIFAMANPVPEIMPELAKEAGAAVVGTGRSDFPNQVNNVLAFPGIFRGALDVRATHINEKMKVAAVEAIANLITDEELQTDYVIPAPFDPRVAPAVAAAVAKAAMETGVARLKVDPEEIRKKTELLSSIGKSE, encoded by the coding sequence TTGACTTTAAGAGAAGAAGCGTTGCATATGCACCGTTTAAATAAGGGGAAATTGGAAACAGTGGCCAAGGTACCTCTGCGGAATGCACACGATTTAAGCCTGGCATATTCTCCAGGTGTAGCTGAACCGTGTAAAGCTATACATGATAAACCGGAAACAGTATATGAATATACTTTCAAGGGCAATATGGTAGCCGTAGTATCAGATGGTACAGCAGTGCTTGGACTCGGCAATATTGGTCCGGAAGCTGCCCTCCCTGTGATGGAAGGAAAAGCATTATTATTTAAGGGGTTTGCAGGAGTCGATGCTTTTCCAATCTGTCTAAATACGAACGACGTAGATAAAATTGTGGAGACAGTAAAATTACTTGAACCAACTTTTGGCGGAATTAATTTAGAAGATATTGCGGCTCCAAATTGTTTTGTCATTGAAGAAAGATTGAAAAAAGAAACGAATATCCCTGTTTTCCATGACGATCAGCACGGTACAGCAATTGTAACGGTTGCAGGTCTTGTTAATGCCTTGAAGCTTTCCAATAAGAAAATGTCTGAGATTAAAGTGGTTGCAAATGGCGCTGGTGCTGCCGGTATTGCCATTATTAAGCTACTATATCACTTTGGTGTACGCGATTTAATTATGTGTGATAGCAAGGGTGCGATTTATGAAGAACGCCCATATGGTATGAATGCTGTAAAAGCAGAGGTGGCTAAATATACAAATCGTGATCATTTGGAAGGCAGTCTTGAGGACGTCATTAAAGATGCAGATGTTTTTATCGGTGTTTCGGTTGCAGGCGCGCTAACTCCTGAAATGATTAAATCAATGGCCTCAGATCCAGTCATTTTTGCGATGGCCAATCCAGTTCCCGAAATTATGCCAGAATTGGCTAAAGAAGCAGGTGCGGCAGTCGTAGGAACTGGTAGATCCGATTTCCCCAACCAGGTAAACAATGTTTTAGCCTTTCCGGGAATTTTTCGAGGGGCTCTGGATGTAAGAGCAACTCATATTAATGAGAAAATGAAAGTTGCAGCCGTTGAGGCGATTGCAAATCTAATTACAGATGAAGAGCTGCAAACGGATTATGTAATCCCTGCTCCTTTTGACCCGCGAGTTGCTCCGGCAGTAGCTGCTGCAGTAGCAAAAGCGGCGATGGAAACAGGGGTTGCAAGATTAAAAGTTGATCCGGAAGAAATCAGAAAGAAGACAGAATTACTATCATCCATTGGAAAAAGTGAGTGA
- the dnaE gene encoding DNA polymerase III subunit alpha translates to MSLIHLHVYSAYSLLESTLSIRDIVTSAKNNGFSSIALTDRNVMYGAVSFYKECMEQGIKPIIGLTADIFDDEEHKSYPLILLAKNNEGYHNLMKISSAIQTKSPDGLPFRWLKGYARGLIAITPGIEGEIESTLFHNEQAAEKVLLKYKTLFGNQSFYLSLPKPSTEGMERAKIKQLADKTNTQLVAAHHICYLKPEDSLAYQALTCLKDNIKIEELDKIELSENERKHFASRSEMMEWYSSDVAALENTIQIAKECCVNLEFNQKLLPKYPVPNDLSAHQYLIEICKKGFAKRYPTPDKKHFERLEYELTVIADMGFSDYFLIVWDFMNHANKQGILTGPGRGSAAGSMVAYVLGITNVDPIEYNLLFERFLNPERITMPDIDIDFPDNRREEMIRYVAKKYGPIHVAQIITFGTFGAKAALRDAGRVCGLNTKELDQLSRSLPPINGLTIQLAHSESSRFRTWIAESALHKRIFEIAKKWEGLPRHTSIHAAGVIITDQPLTDLIPIQEGHEGVYLTQFPMEILEEIGLLKMDFLGLRNLTLLDQIVRQVNRSSGKKIQLSQIPLDDTATFELLSKGLTSGIFQFESAGMQNVLKKLKPTVFEDLVAVNALYRPGPMDNIPTFINRKHGIEPITFPITELETILKPTYGIIVYQEQIIQIASTMAGFSLGEADLLRRAVSKKKKDVLDEQRAHFVKGAMARGHEQHTANEVYDLIVRFANYGFNRSHAVAYSLIAYQLAYLKANYLRSFMAGLMTSVIGNDDKIAQYVQELKSKDYIVYPPSINKSHFPFILEGDKGVRYSLAAVKGIGASVLKELVAARKNGPFEDLFDVCIRIPSRIINRKVLENLCYAGAFDEFKMDRASILASIDVALEHAELVRPDSGEVGFFDADDMFIKPKYVVVDPMPTDKKLQKEKEVLGLYLSDHPISGSRPLLKHAGALPLSNFPLNSTGFVGAYIQSVKLIRTKKGENMAFLLLSDETGDMEGVTFPNVYKQYSSILKEGNLVLIEGKLEERNGKKQFITQNLYDLENDIPKIKELFKSVYIKVAPNVQTNKTLTAIRNVLIQYRGNTKVYIYYEKDTKTIQLSKENWVNPTPALLKDLERIIGEGNVLIKED, encoded by the coding sequence ATGTCATTAATCCATCTTCATGTATATAGCGCGTATAGTCTTCTGGAGAGTACGTTATCAATCAGGGATATCGTTACCTCGGCAAAGAATAATGGTTTCAGCAGTATCGCATTAACAGATCGAAATGTTATGTATGGGGCTGTGTCTTTTTACAAGGAATGCATGGAACAGGGAATCAAGCCAATCATAGGTTTGACTGCAGATATATTTGATGATGAAGAGCATAAAAGTTATCCTCTTATTTTGCTGGCTAAAAATAATGAAGGATATCATAACCTAATGAAGATATCGAGTGCAATTCAAACGAAGTCTCCTGATGGTTTGCCATTCAGATGGTTGAAAGGATATGCAAGAGGCCTCATTGCCATTACACCGGGAATAGAAGGTGAAATTGAAAGTACACTTTTCCACAATGAGCAAGCTGCAGAAAAAGTCCTCTTGAAATATAAAACCTTGTTTGGTAATCAATCTTTTTATCTTTCATTGCCTAAACCGTCTACGGAAGGAATGGAGAGGGCGAAGATCAAACAACTGGCTGACAAAACGAACACCCAGCTTGTTGCAGCTCACCATATTTGTTATTTGAAGCCAGAAGATTCACTGGCTTATCAAGCATTGACTTGTTTAAAAGATAATATAAAGATAGAAGAATTGGATAAAATCGAGTTGTCTGAGAATGAAAGGAAGCATTTTGCGAGCCGTTCTGAAATGATGGAGTGGTACTCATCCGATGTGGCTGCTCTTGAAAATACGATTCAAATAGCCAAAGAATGCTGTGTAAACTTAGAGTTTAATCAAAAATTACTTCCAAAGTATCCCGTTCCTAATGATTTGTCCGCACATCAATATTTGATAGAGATTTGCAAAAAAGGATTTGCCAAGCGTTATCCAACTCCCGATAAAAAGCACTTTGAACGATTGGAATATGAATTAACTGTAATTGCTGATATGGGGTTCAGTGACTATTTCCTGATTGTCTGGGACTTTATGAATCATGCTAATAAACAAGGGATATTAACAGGTCCTGGACGTGGATCTGCTGCAGGTTCGATGGTTGCTTATGTGCTTGGAATTACCAATGTCGATCCTATTGAATACAATCTATTGTTTGAAAGGTTTCTGAATCCGGAAAGGATTACGATGCCTGATATAGATATCGACTTTCCAGACAATCGCAGAGAAGAAATGATACGGTACGTAGCAAAGAAATATGGACCCATTCATGTGGCACAAATTATAACCTTTGGTACATTTGGAGCAAAGGCCGCTTTGCGGGATGCGGGCAGAGTTTGTGGATTGAACACGAAGGAGTTGGACCAGCTATCTCGTTCGCTTCCTCCTATTAACGGACTGACCATACAATTGGCGCATTCTGAATCCAGCCGTTTCCGTACATGGATTGCAGAATCTGCACTTCATAAGCGGATTTTTGAAATCGCCAAGAAGTGGGAAGGGCTTCCAAGACATACATCCATACATGCCGCAGGGGTAATTATTACCGATCAACCGCTGACCGATTTAATTCCGATTCAGGAAGGGCATGAGGGTGTTTATTTGACCCAGTTCCCGATGGAAATTTTAGAAGAAATTGGTCTTTTGAAAATGGATTTTCTCGGACTCCGAAATTTAACTTTGCTTGATCAGATTGTGAGACAGGTAAATCGTTCATCGGGTAAGAAGATTCAGTTAAGTCAGATTCCATTGGATGACACGGCCACATTTGAGTTATTAAGTAAGGGACTAACATCAGGGATTTTTCAGTTTGAATCAGCTGGCATGCAAAATGTCCTTAAAAAGCTAAAACCCACTGTTTTTGAGGATTTGGTAGCGGTCAATGCCCTGTATAGGCCGGGCCCTATGGATAATATCCCGACATTCATAAATCGTAAACATGGAATTGAACCTATTACTTTTCCTATTACTGAATTGGAAACAATTCTGAAGCCTACCTACGGGATCATTGTGTATCAGGAACAAATAATCCAGATTGCTTCGACAATGGCCGGTTTCAGCTTAGGAGAAGCTGATTTGCTGAGAAGAGCTGTAAGTAAGAAGAAAAAAGACGTTCTCGATGAACAAAGAGCTCATTTTGTAAAAGGGGCTATGGCTAGAGGGCACGAACAGCATACGGCAAATGAAGTATATGACTTAATCGTCCGGTTCGCAAATTATGGGTTTAATAGGAGTCATGCAGTCGCTTACAGCCTAATTGCATATCAGTTAGCCTATTTAAAGGCAAATTATTTGCGCAGCTTTATGGCAGGGTTGATGACATCTGTAATTGGAAACGATGATAAAATAGCTCAATACGTTCAGGAATTAAAGTCAAAAGATTATATAGTCTATCCGCCATCAATCAATAAAAGTCATTTCCCGTTTATTCTTGAAGGAGATAAAGGGGTGCGTTACAGTCTGGCAGCTGTGAAGGGCATTGGAGCTTCCGTCTTAAAAGAACTGGTTGCAGCTCGTAAAAATGGCCCATTTGAAGATCTATTTGATGTTTGTATACGTATTCCTTCCCGTATCATAAACAGAAAAGTATTGGAAAATTTATGTTACGCGGGTGCATTTGACGAGTTTAAAATGGATCGTGCAAGTATTTTGGCAAGCATAGATGTGGCACTGGAGCATGCTGAATTGGTTCGTCCTGATTCAGGAGAAGTTGGTTTTTTTGATGCTGATGATATGTTCATTAAACCGAAATATGTAGTAGTCGACCCGATGCCAACGGACAAAAAGTTACAAAAAGAAAAAGAAGTTCTCGGCTTATATTTATCCGACCACCCAATCAGCGGTTCAAGACCTTTATTAAAACATGCAGGAGCACTTCCTCTGTCCAATTTTCCACTGAATTCAACAGGATTTGTTGGTGCTTATATTCAATCTGTTAAACTGATCCGTACAAAGAAAGGCGAAAATATGGCTTTTCTGCTTCTAAGTGATGAAACGGGTGATATGGAAGGGGTTACTTTTCCAAATGTGTACAAGCAATATTCATCCATTTTAAAAGAAGGAAATTTAGTTTTAATAGAAGGAAAGCTGGAGGAGCGCAATGGGAAGAAACAATTTATCACACAAAATCTTTATGATTTAGAGAATGATATACCGAAAATAAAGGAACTTTTTAAATCCGTCTATATTAAGGTTGCTCCAAATGTTCAAACCAATAAAACCTTAACAGCTATTCGTAATGTTTTGATTCAATATCGTGGGAACACAAAGGTGTATATATATTACGAAAAAGATACAAAAACTATTCAATTATCCAAGGAAAACTGGGTGAACCCTACTCCCGCCCTACTGAAAGATTTAGAAAGAATTATAGGAGAAGGAAATGTCCTGATTAAAGAAGATTAA
- a CDS encoding YtrH family sporulation protein — MNQAFLPAFINSFFISFGVLLGGSLIGGLAAFITGQPPLTQVFRLSEGLRIWAIVAAIGGTFDAVYSFERGIFHGATKDLFKQILIIISALGGAQAGALIIQWLTQEQLNP, encoded by the coding sequence ATGAACCAGGCTTTCTTACCAGCATTTATAAACAGTTTCTTCATTTCATTTGGCGTACTGCTTGGCGGATCTTTGATCGGTGGACTGGCTGCTTTCATAACAGGTCAACCCCCATTAACTCAAGTGTTTCGCCTATCCGAGGGTTTAAGAATTTGGGCTATTGTGGCAGCTATTGGCGGAACTTTCGATGCGGTCTATTCATTTGAACGAGGAATCTTTCATGGTGCGACAAAAGATTTATTCAAACAAATCCTGATTATTATTTCAGCCCTTGGAGGAGCTCAAGCCGGTGCTCTCATTATCCAATGGCTGACACAGGAGCAGTTAAATCCATGA
- the ytrI gene encoding sporulation membrane protein YtrI — MRIPPYYRNPLWQRFFAGVIIGAIISWGLFLYMFGDLQEKQIQLIETQQDAIKDLHDELEIWQNEYEILNKKNESKLLVQEVTVHITNYKKYRLDPLSIFEVEQSIKKDFESLLGKDLESVSHGKELLKRAIINKNIKLNGRHYQLEVQELILYTHIEISLSLKQI; from the coding sequence ATGAGAATCCCTCCATATTATCGAAATCCCTTATGGCAACGCTTTTTCGCAGGAGTTATTATAGGGGCGATCATAAGCTGGGGGCTTTTTTTGTATATGTTCGGTGATCTGCAGGAAAAGCAAATTCAGTTAATAGAAACACAGCAGGATGCTATTAAAGATTTACACGATGAGCTTGAAATATGGCAAAATGAATACGAAATTTTAAATAAAAAAAATGAGAGTAAATTACTCGTACAGGAAGTAACCGTTCATATTACAAACTATAAAAAATACAGATTGGATCCACTCAGTATTTTTGAGGTAGAGCAAAGTATTAAGAAAGATTTCGAAAGCTTATTAGGTAAGGATTTGGAAAGTGTGAGTCATGGAAAAGAACTCCTTAAAAGAGCAATTATTAATAAGAATATCAAATTAAACGGCAGGCACTATCAATTGGAAGTCCAGGAATTAATTCTATACACGCATATCGAAATTTCATTGTCGCTCAAACAAATTTAA
- a CDS encoding DHH family phosphoesterase: protein MKEQIIDAIKKYNTIILHRHVRPDPDAYGSQCGLGEIIKYSFPEKQVFMVGQEEESLHFLKRLDVIPDEAYEGALVIVCDTANQERVCDQRYTRGDLLIKIDHHPNEDPYGDFLWVDTSASSCSEMIYELYEYGKDKGLRMNQEAARLLYAGIVGDTGRFLYPSTTDKTFLYAGELIQYGFNRTDIYDGMYDVDEAVVRLNGYVFENFKIIDSGVGVVVITKEVMERFGVKSSGASSLVSTLGSVKGIKAWVFFIEENDEIRVRLRSKGPVINGVAMKYNGGGHPLASGATIYNWEDMNNVLADLVQVCSNYGSK, encoded by the coding sequence ATGAAGGAACAGATTATAGATGCAATCAAAAAATACAATACGATTATTCTGCACAGACATGTTCGGCCAGACCCTGATGCATATGGATCACAATGTGGATTGGGAGAAATCATTAAATATTCCTTTCCAGAAAAACAAGTATTCATGGTTGGTCAAGAAGAGGAATCTTTACATTTTCTAAAGCGACTTGATGTGATTCCGGATGAAGCATATGAAGGAGCATTAGTGATTGTTTGTGATACAGCCAATCAGGAAAGGGTCTGTGATCAACGGTATACGAGGGGGGATCTTTTGATTAAAATAGATCATCATCCAAATGAGGATCCTTACGGAGATTTTTTGTGGGTTGATACATCAGCAAGCTCTTGCAGTGAAATGATTTATGAATTATATGAGTACGGTAAGGATAAAGGATTACGAATGAATCAGGAGGCAGCGCGATTATTATATGCAGGAATCGTAGGTGATACGGGTAGATTTTTATATCCAAGTACTACCGATAAAACATTTCTGTATGCCGGCGAGCTTATTCAGTACGGATTTAATCGCACGGATATATACGATGGTATGTATGATGTTGATGAAGCGGTCGTTCGTTTGAATGGCTATGTTTTTGAAAACTTTAAAATAATTGATTCAGGAGTTGGGGTAGTCGTAATTACGAAGGAAGTCATGGAACGATTTGGTGTAAAATCCTCCGGAGCATCTTCACTTGTCAGTACTTTGGGATCTGTAAAGGGAATCAAGGCATGGGTATTTTTCATTGAAGAAAATGATGAAATTCGAGTTCGTCTCAGATCAAAAGGCCCTGTTATTAATGGTGTAGCTATGAAATATAATGGAGGCGGGCATCCCTTAGCATCTGGCGCAACCATTTACAATTGGGAGGACATGAATAATGTCCTTGCAGATCTCGTACAGGTTTGTTCCAACTATGGATCCAAATAA
- a CDS encoding YtpI family protein: MIIFVFLIVMSFSFFIYYKTKYFRTKLPMQRAYLSGKSSISLGVFVALFGLNQLFLFHTTVTYIVAAIFIIVGGWSIYGGVRMYKYYAPLAEEEYQAALK, from the coding sequence ATGATAATATTTGTATTTTTAATTGTAATGTCTTTTTCGTTTTTTATTTACTATAAGACAAAATACTTCAGAACCAAGTTACCTATGCAAAGAGCATATCTGTCCGGTAAATCATCCATCTCTTTAGGTGTATTTGTTGCTCTTTTCGGTCTTAATCAGCTATTCCTTTTTCATACAACTGTCACCTATATCGTCGCTGCTATTTTTATCATAGTTGGCGGATGGAGTATATATGGCGGTGTAAGAATGTATAAATATTATGCTCCCCTTGCTGAGGAAGAATATCAGGCGGCACTAAAATAA
- a CDS encoding CBS domain-containing protein: MATKHEQILAYIDELPIGQKISVRQIAKALTVSEGTAYRAIKEAENKGYVSTIERVGTIRIERKKKENIEKLTFAEVVNIVDGQVLGGRSGLHKTLNKFVIGAMELEAMMRYTEAGNLLIVGNRVKAHELALTTGAAVLITGGFDTADSVKKLADELQMPVISTSYDTFTVATMINRAIYDQLIKKEILLVEDILIPIEKTEVLKAGNTVERWTELNKATKHSRFPVVDDNLRLQGMVTSRDILGVDASVQIDKVMTKNPIFVGEKTSVASAAHMMVWEGIELLPVIDNRNLLIGIISRQDVLKALQMSQRQPQVGETIDDVIANQMTAVQGNDSYQCEVTPQMTNYLGTISYGVFTAMVIEATNRVLRGYKRGDLVVENMTIYFLKPVQLESKLEIVPKVLEIGRKFGKVDIEVFNEGKLVGKAMMTCQLLERS, encoded by the coding sequence TTGGCTACTAAGCATGAACAAATATTGGCATATATTGATGAACTACCGATTGGCCAAAAAATCTCTGTACGGCAAATTGCAAAAGCACTGACCGTCAGTGAGGGAACCGCCTATCGAGCAATTAAAGAAGCTGAAAATAAAGGGTATGTCAGTACGATTGAAAGAGTTGGAACCATTCGTATTGAACGGAAGAAAAAAGAAAACATAGAAAAACTGACATTTGCTGAGGTTGTTAATATCGTTGATGGACAGGTCCTCGGTGGTAGATCAGGGCTTCATAAAACTCTGAATAAATTTGTCATAGGGGCTATGGAGCTTGAGGCGATGATGCGTTACACAGAGGCAGGCAATCTTTTGATTGTCGGGAACCGTGTGAAAGCACATGAACTTGCATTAACCACAGGGGCAGCTGTGCTCATCACCGGTGGATTTGATACAGCGGATTCAGTTAAAAAACTTGCGGATGAATTGCAAATGCCTGTGATCTCTACGTCTTACGATACCTTTACTGTTGCAACAATGATTAATAGAGCAATCTATGATCAGCTGATTAAAAAAGAGATTTTACTTGTCGAAGATATTCTTATTCCAATTGAGAAAACAGAAGTACTGAAAGCAGGAAATACAGTTGAACGTTGGACTGAACTGAATAAAGCGACAAAGCATAGCCGTTTTCCGGTGGTAGATGATAATTTGCGCCTGCAGGGAATGGTTACATCTAGGGATATTCTTGGGGTTGATGCTTCCGTACAGATTGATAAAGTTATGACTAAAAATCCTATCTTTGTAGGTGAAAAGACGAGTGTAGCATCTGCCGCTCATATGATGGTTTGGGAGGGTATTGAGCTCTTGCCAGTCATTGATAACCGCAATCTTTTAATTGGAATTATAAGCAGACAAGATGTTTTAAAGGCATTGCAAATGAGCCAGCGGCAACCACAGGTCGGTGAGACGATTGATGATGTCATCGCCAATCAAATGACGGCTGTTCAGGGTAATGATAGTTATCAGTGTGAGGTGACACCTCAGATGACTAATTACTTGGGAACGATCTCGTATGGTGTATTTACAGCTATGGTAATTGAAGCAACGAATAGAGTGCTGCGAGGATATAAACGCGGTGATTTAGTTGTAGAGAATATGACGATCTATTTCTTAAAGCCTGTTCAGCTTGAGAGCAAACTCGAAATTGTACCAAAGGTACTGGAAATTGGACGGAAGTTTGGAAAAGTAGATATAGAAGTCTTCAATGAAGGAAAATTGGTCGGTAAGGCCATGATGACCTGCCAGTTATTGGAGCGTAGTTAA